A window of the Hordeum vulgare subsp. vulgare chromosome 5H, MorexV3_pseudomolecules_assembly, whole genome shotgun sequence genome harbors these coding sequences:
- the LOC123453018 gene encoding chalcone--flavanone isomerase, whose amino-acid sequence MAVSELEVDGVVFPPLARPPGSAHAHFLAGAGVRGMEIGGHFIKFTAIGVYLQADAAVSALAAKWAGKPAADLASDAAFFRDVVTGEFEKFTRVTMILPLTGAQYSDKVTENCVAYWKAAGVYTDAEAAAVDKFKEAFGPHSFAPGASILFTHSPAGVLTVAFSKDSSVPESGGVAIENARLCEAVLESIIGEHGVSPAAKLSLANRVAELLKGAAHAGGEPAAEPVPVSV is encoded by the exons ATGGCCGTGTCGGAGCTGGAGGTCGACGGCGTCGTCTTCCCGCCGCTCGCCCGCCCGCCGGGCTCCGCCCACGCCCACTTCCTCGCCGGCGCAG GCGTGCGCGGGATGGAGATCGGCGGCCACTTCATCAAGTTCACGGCCATCGGCGTGTACCTGCAGGCCGACGCCGCCGTCTCCGCGCTCGCCGCCAAGTGGGCCGGCAAGCCCGCCGCCGATCTCGCCTCCGACGCCGCCTTCTTCCGCGACGTCGTCACCG GCGAGTTCGAGAAGTTCACGAGGGTGACAATGATCCTGCCGCTGACGGGCGCGCAGTACTCGGACAAGGTGACGGAGAACTGTGTCGCGTACTGGAAGGCCGCCGGCGTGTACACGGACGCTGAGGCCgccgccgtcgacaagttcaaggaggccTTCGGGCCCCACAGCTTCGCCCCCGGCGCCTCCATACTCTTCACGCACTCCCCCGCCGGCGTGCTCACCGTCGCCTTCTCCAAGGACTCGTCGGTGCCGGAGTCCGGCGGCGTGGCCATCGAGAACGCCAGGCTCTGCGAGGCCGTGCTGGAGTCCATCATCGGCGAGCACGGGGTGTCGCCGGCGGCCAAGCTCAGCCTGGCCAACAGGGTCGCTGAGCTGCTGAAGGGGGCCGCACACGCCGGCGGCGAGCCGGCCGCGGAGCCCGTGCCGGTTTCGGTGTGA